The following proteins come from a genomic window of Athalia rosae chromosome 1, iyAthRosa1.1, whole genome shotgun sequence:
- the LOC105683373 gene encoding cysteine-rich DPF motif domain-containing protein 1 isoform X2, with protein MEPVATSSAESYETSDPQTSLREAETLRIKKDHGGEFRCSYCLLEEHYDYKGAKPPFAKNLAYLEDCYIMKDPFSQPNRGEVLVLGADCIVCNKPVCLGCSIFFAKRFCRDCAAKNIASLPMQLHAKIKSLRKENDQSDDKY; from the coding sequence ATGGAGCCTGTAGCAACTTCATCCGCGGAATCTTATGAGACGAGTGATCCTCAGACCTCTCTTCGGGAAGCAGAGACattgaggataaaaaaagatcATGGCGGAGAGTTTCGGTGTAGCTATTGCTTGTTAGAAGAACATTACGATTACAAAGGCGCAAAACCACCCTTTGCAAAAAATCTTGCTTACTTAGAAGACTGCTACATTATGAAAGATCCATTTAGTCAGCCAAACAGGGGAGAGGTCTTAGTTCTGGGAGCAGATTGCATCGTTTGTAATAAACCCGTTTGTCTTGGTTGCAGCATATTCTTTGCTAAAAGATTCTGCAGAGACTGTGCAGCAAAAAATATTGCTAGTCTACCCATGCAGTTACACGCTAAAATAAAGAGTCTGAGAAAAGAGAACGACCAATCTGATGACAAGTACTGA
- the LOC105683372 gene encoding putative transferase CAF17 homolog, mitochondrial codes for MLKLRCMRVFVPLNIVRYKSTKPAVKVIENLSQRSLLRVSGNETSSFLQGLITNDMRHLQEGAASMYTMFLNTKGRVLYDSILYRTKDTDVFYIECDSRALTALQKHLKMYKVRRKIDIDDLTGQMKIWALFDPNKLKTEATNLNDTKKIKLEGQIFPCNSLKNISGQSASSEVVDNISIYPDPRFIELGFRILTNSATESSDIITRVDQDTVENMAGESRYRAFRYRLGVGEGCDDLPPGKALPLESNCDYLHGVSFHKGCYIGQELTARTHHTGVIRKRLMPITLNAVPPEPLEYDLNIWDTTQKSVGKLKGHEKQYGLGLMRIVEALVAESLQVSSFNAQISKPFWWPQETSKDRVNVVRND; via the coding sequence ATGCTAAAACTCCGTTGTATGAGGGTATTTGTACCCTTGAATATCGTGAGATACAAGTCAACAAAACCAGCTGTGAAGGTAATAGAAAACTTGAGTCAGAGAAGCTTGCTCAGAGTTTCCGGTAACGAGACATCCTCGTTTTTGCAAGGTTTAATAACCAACGATATGAGACATCTACAAGAAGGTGCAGCCAGTATGTATACAATGTTTCTAAACACCAAAGGTAGAGTGTTGTATGattctattttatatcgaACAAAAGACACGGATGTCTTCTACATAGAATGCGATTCCAGAGCTTTAACCGCACTTCAAAAGCATTTGAAAATGTATAAGgtgcgaagaaaaatagatatcGATGATTTGACCGggcaaatgaaaatttgggCATTATTTGATCCAAATAAATTGAAGACTGAAGCGACCAACTTGAACGATACAAAGAAAATCAAACTTGAAGGACAGATATTCCCATGCAATTCACTCAAAAATATTTCTGGCCAATCTGCTTCGAGTGAAGTTGTCGACAATATCAGCATTTACCCTGACCCGCGATTTATTGAGCTTGGGTTTAGAATCCTAACAAATTCTGCAACAGAATCTTCGGACATTATTACTCGTGTCGATCAAGACACAGTGGAAAATATGGCAGGAGAATCTAGGTACAGGGCCTTCAGGTATCGATTGGGTGTTGGGGAAGGTTGCGATGATCTGCCACCAGGAAAAGCACTGCCCCTAGAATCGAACTGTGATTATCTACATGGAGTGAGCTTCCACAAAGGATGTTACATTGGGCAGGAATTAACTGCTAGAACACATCACACTGGGGTGATCAGAAAAAGACTAATGCCCATTACTCTAAATGCTGTCCCTCCAGAACCTCTTGAATATGATCTAAACATATGGGATACCACGCAAAAATCGGTTGGGAAATTAAAAGGACATGAGAAGCAATATGGTCTTGGACTTATGAGAATTGTTGAAGCACTAGTAGCGGAGAGCCTTCAGGTTTCTAGCTTCAACGCTCAAATTTCGAAACCGTTTTGGTGGCCGCAGGAAACTTCGAAAGACAGAGTTAACGTTGTGAGAAATGACTGA
- the LOC105683373 gene encoding cysteine-rich DPF motif domain-containing protein 1 isoform X1 yields MMEPVATSSAESYETSDPQTSLREAETLRIKKDHGGEFRCSYCLLEEHYDYKGAKPPFAKNLAYLEDCYIMKDPFSQPNRGEVLVLGADCIVCNKPVCLGCSIFFAKRFCRDCAAKNIASLPMQLHAKIKSLRKENDQSDDKY; encoded by the exons AT GATGGAGCCTGTAGCAACTTCATCCGCGGAATCTTATGAGACGAGTGATCCTCAGACCTCTCTTCGGGAAGCAGAGACattgaggataaaaaaagatcATGGCGGAGAGTTTCGGTGTAGCTATTGCTTGTTAGAAGAACATTACGATTACAAAGGCGCAAAACCACCCTTTGCAAAAAATCTTGCTTACTTAGAAGACTGCTACATTATGAAAGATCCATTTAGTCAGCCAAACAGGGGAGAGGTCTTAGTTCTGGGAGCAGATTGCATCGTTTGTAATAAACCCGTTTGTCTTGGTTGCAGCATATTCTTTGCTAAAAGATTCTGCAGAGACTGTGCAGCAAAAAATATTGCTAGTCTACCCATGCAGTTACACGCTAAAATAAAGAGTCTGAGAAAAGAGAACGACCAATCTGATGACAAGTACTGA